One stretch of Zingiber officinale cultivar Zhangliang chromosome 6B, Zo_v1.1, whole genome shotgun sequence DNA includes these proteins:
- the LOC121988671 gene encoding uncharacterized protein LOC121988671, with protein sequence MEGGDLVKKQQTSYTYWVRDTREDAAPLPVPRKLTADDISKPAQPNTLGSVWNQAGTWEEKNLNTWASDRIKELLKSLDSLEFSNGKAYIEGVSKCSGDAFLVTVRNKKRVGYTYEFSLKFKGEWQIQNECKKIKGHLDIPEFSFGELEDLEMTVSLSEEKDLGAVAKSQICTAMRSFLVPIREKLHKFEQELKER encoded by the exons ATGGAGGGCGGCGATTTGGTCAAGAAGCAGCAGACGTCTTACACCTACTGGGTGAGGGACACGCGGGAGGACGCTGCGCCCCTCCCGGTTCCGCGAAAGCTCACGGCCGATGACATCTCCAAGCCGGCGCAACCCAACACCCTCGGATCTGTCTGGAATCAG GCTGGGACTTGGGAGGAGAAAAACCTGAATACATGGGCAAGTGACAGGATAAAG GAATTGCTCAAGTCTTTGGACTCGTTGGAGTTCTCcaatggtaaagcatatattgaaggcGTGTCCAAATGTTCAGGAGAT GCATTCCTTGTGACTGTAAGAAATAAGAAGAGAGTTGGTTATACATATGAATTCAGTTTAAAATTTAAAG GTGAATGGCAAATCCAAAATGAATGCAAGAAGATCAAAGGCCACTTAGATATCCCTGAGTTCTCGTTTGGTGAACTCGAGGATCTGGAG ATGACGGTGAGCCTTAGCGAGGAAAAGGATTTAGGAGCAGTAGCTAAGAGCCAGATATGCACGGCCATGAGGTCGTTTTTGGTACCCATCCGCGAGAAACTACACAAGTTTGAACAAGAGCTAAAAGAAAGGTAG
- the LOC121988669 gene encoding phosphoinositide phosphatase SAC2-like produces MAVESMTEAGIESHVDASSCYLHKFRLYETRSKFYMIGRDKNRTFWRVLKIDRSEPSELNIREDATTYSEGECNELLKRIDEGNRSTGGLKFVTNCYGIIGFVKFLGPYYMLLVTKRRQIGAIYGHAIYAVNKAELIALPNSTILTNKAYSKHENRYKKLLCSLDLTKDFFFSYSYHVMRSLQKNVSDSQTGQVLYRSMFVWNEFLTRGIHNHLQNTLWTVALVYGFFKQAKLSVFGKIFRLTLIARRSRHYAGTRYLKRGVNEKGRVANDVETEQIVFEDIPGEIPTHICSVVQNRGSIPLYWSQETSRLNLKPDIILHRKDEDYEATRLHFDNLVLRYGKPVIILNLIKSQEKKPRESILRAEFANAIEFINKDLPCESHLKFLHWDLHRHSRSKAKGVLTLLGKVAAYALNITGFFHCKVSPTLGCDSDIKEPIILKDFGGLWSSGSLINMGNGNNHNTDGNIIIGDGLREDNLIEVASQEDKMLKEASQDYSMEDCVTSEQQTAQNQTSDSGIFLAKLIRLQQGVLRTNCIDCLDRTNVAQYAYGLAALGHQLHALHLIHIPRIDLDSPLADDLMSLYERMGDTLALQYGGSPAHNKIFSERRGLWKAAVQSQEFFRTLQRYYSNAYMDAEKQAAINLFLGHFRPQQGKPALWELDSDQHCNLAQSVHAFPDEDSRQFFKRSFSDGNILCESDMLLSCYSIDQRKSLSGQNDQEHGKNLCCSTPEISTCGSDVSYSRYTPTMSGRQLFADCEQNFVYEHGESNFLDLDWLSSSGNSCDDEISERFSSIENLLTENIDGINAEATPNQNGSSIKGTQTPGMGMVHVAFPNANTPPEFSDSFVRWVIYGETLCH; encoded by the exons ATGGCAGTCGAGAGCATGACAGAAGCTGGGATCGAGAGCCACGTCGACGCCTCGAGCTGCTACCTCCATAAATTTAGGCTCTACGAGACTCGATCG AAATTCTATATGATTGGAAGAGACAAAAATAGAACATTCTGGAGAGTGTTAAAGATTGACAGATCTGAACCTTCTGAGCTTAATATCCGTGAAGATGCCACTACATACTCAGAAGGTGAATGCAATGAGCTGTTGAAGCGAATAGACGAAGGAAACAGGTCAACTGGTGGACTAAAATTTGTCACTAATTGTTATGGTATCATTG GATTTGTGAAATTCTTGGGGCCTTATTATATGCTGCTTGTCACTAAGAGGCGTCAGATTGGTGCTATATATGGCCATGCTATCTATGCTGTCAACAAAGCCGAGTTGATTGCACTTCCTAATTCTACCATTCTTACCAATAAGGCTTATTCTAAGCATGAAAATAG ATACAAGAAACTATTATGTTCACTAGATTTGACAAAAGACTTCTTCTTTAGCTACTCATACCATGTCATGCGAAGCCTCCAGAAGAATGTTTCTGATAGTCAGACAGGACAAGTGTTATATCGATCCATGTTTGTCTGGAATGAGTTTTTGACACGTGGAATCCACAATCATCTTCAGAATACTCTATGGACAGTTGCTTTAGTATATGGTTTCTTTAAGCAG GCAAAACTTTCAGTATTTGGCAAGATTTTTAGGCTGACACTAATTGCCAGGCGCTCACGTCACTATGCTGGAACTAG ATATTTAAAGCGTGGAGTTAACGAGAAGGGTAGAGTGGCAAATGATGTCGAGACGGAACAGATTGTATTTGAAGACATTCCGGGAGAAATACCAACACATATTTGTTCGGTTGTTCAGAACAGGGGCTCCATACCACTGTATTGGTCCCAGGAAACCTCGAGACTCAATCTTAAGCCTGATATTATAT TGCATAGAAAAGATGAAGATTATGAAGCCACTCGACTTCACTTTGATAATCTTGTGTTAAGATATGGGAAACCTGTTATCatcttaaacttaattaag TCACAAGAGAAGAAACCTCGAGAATCTATTCTTCGCGCAGAATTTGCTAATGCCATCGAATTCATAAATAAAGATCTTCCATGTGAAAGTCATTTGAAGTTTCTCCACTGGGATCTTCATAGACATTCTCGGAG TAAGGCTAAAGGTGTGCTTACTTTACTGGGAAAAGTTGCTGCCTATGCTTTGAATATAACAGGCTTCTTTCACTGCAAAGTGTCACCAACTTTAGGGTGTGACAGTGATATAAAAGAACCCATTATTCT GAAGGATTTTGGTGGTCTCTGGTCTTCTGGTAGTCTCATTAACATGGGCAATGGCAATAACCACAACACAGATGGTAATATCATCATTGGAGATGGTTTGCGAGAAGATAACTTGATAGAAGTTGCTTCTCAGGAAGATAAAATGTTGAAGGAAGCTTCTCAAGATTATAGCATGGAAGACTGTGTTACATCTGAACAACAAACTGCACAAAACCAAACCAGTGACTCTGGAATTTTCTTggctaaattaattagattgcaGCAAGGCGTTTTGCGAACAAATTGCATTGATTGTTTGGATCGGACAAATGTTGCTCAATATGCATATGGTTTAGCTGCTCTTGGGCATCAACTTCATGCTTTACACCTGATACATATACCAAGGATTGATCTAGATTCTCCTTTGGCTGATGATTTGATGAGTTTGTATGAAAGGATGGGTGATACTCTTGCTCTACAATATGGTGGTTCTCCTgctcataataag ATATTCTCTGAGAGGAGAGGCCTCTGGAAAGCTGCTGTACAATCTCAAGAGTTTTTTAGAACCCTTCAAAGATACTACAGCAATGCCTATATGGATGCAGAAAAGCAGGCTGCAATAAATTT ATTTCTGGGTCATTTCCGACCTCAACAAGGTAAGCCAGCATTATGGGAATTGGACTCAGACCAACATTGCAATTTGGCACAAAGTGTTCATGCTTTTCCTGATGAAGATTCTAG GCAATTCTTCAAAAGGTCCTTCTCCGATGGTAACATACTTTGTGAAAGCGATATGCTTTTATCTTGTTATAGTATTGACCAGAGAAAATCCTTATCTGGGCAAAATGATCAAGAGCATGGAAAGAACCTTTGCTGTTCAACACCAGAAATCTCAACTTGTGGAAGTGATGTATCATATTCAAG GTACACACCCACCATGTCCGGGAGGCAACTTTTTGCAGATTGTGAACAGAATTTTGTCTATGAACATGGGGAATCAAATTTTCTGGACCTCGACTGGCTGTCATCATCTGGTAATTCATGTGATGATGAAATTTCTGAGAG gtTTAGCTCAATTGAGAATCTTTTAACTGAGAATATCGATGGCATAAATGCTGAGGCAACTCCGAATCAAAATGGATCTAGCATTAAG GGAACCCAAACAC
- the LOC121988672 gene encoding dormancy-associated protein homolog 4-like, whose protein sequence is MTSVFRGTLMGILHQLWDDTVAGPPPLGKLRKYTSFPASSSSVASNAGAAQITRSVTILRTRLSHAASSPMSPESAPESPISSPGPRGDWKRPCRKPAPAPEGTDIAVPRAPTVYDWVVISALDR, encoded by the exons ATGACCTCTGTCTTCCGAGGAACCCTAATGGGTATTCTCCACCAGCTATGGGACGACACCGTCGCCGGCCCGCCGCCCCTCGGAAAGCTCCGCAAGTACACCTCCTTCCCCGCTTCATCCTCTTCTGTCGCTTCCAACGCTGGCGCCGCTCAGATCACCCGCAGCGTCACCATCCTCCGCACCCGGCTCTCCCACGCCGCGTCGTCCCCCATGTCCCCGGAGAGCGCGCCGGAATCCCCTATCTCCT CTCCGGGGCCACGGGGAGACTGGAAAAGGCCTTGTAGAAAACCGGCGCCGGCGCCGGAGGGAACGGATATTGCCGTACCGAGAGCGCCTACCGTCTATGACTG GGTGGTGATAAGTGCACTGGACAGATGA